Proteins encoded together in one Shewanella oneidensis MR-1 window:
- a CDS encoding HupE/UreJ family protein, with the protein MVRLSLLILLSLLIAPASAHEIHSGGGFMAGFNHPVLGFDHLLAMLSVGMLSTQLGGRAIWTVPLAFVCFMLVGGILGLYAIPVPFVEMGIALSVLLLGVAIASDRQLPLLFAMAFVGVFAIFHGHAHGMEMPELASPVLYAFGFLFGTAVIHLGGVMLGLGMQRVTGQRSLMRLSGVAIAAMGGYLLAGF; encoded by the coding sequence ATGGTGCGTTTAAGTTTGTTGATCCTATTGAGTTTGTTGATTGCCCCCGCCTCTGCACACGAAATCCACTCCGGTGGTGGTTTTATGGCAGGCTTTAACCATCCCGTTTTAGGCTTTGATCATCTACTCGCCATGTTAAGTGTGGGGATGCTGAGCACGCAGCTTGGTGGGCGGGCGATTTGGACTGTACCCTTAGCGTTTGTGTGTTTTATGTTGGTTGGCGGCATACTTGGGCTCTATGCCATTCCGGTGCCCTTTGTCGAAATGGGTATTGCTTTATCGGTACTATTACTCGGTGTTGCGATTGCGAGTGATCGTCAATTGCCTCTGCTGTTTGCCATGGCGTTTGTTGGCGTGTTTGCGATTTTCCACGGCCATGCCCATGGTATGGAAATGCCTGAACTCGCCAGCCCAGTTCTTTATGCCTTTGGTTTCTTATTCGGTACTGCGGTTATCCATTTAGGTGGCGTTATGCTGGGGCTTGGCATGCAGCGTGTAACCGGACAGCGCAGTCTAATGCGGCTGTCGGGCGTGGCGATTGCCGCTATGGGTGGCTATTTACTCGCGGGTTTTTAG
- a CDS encoding HAD-IA family hydrolase, with product MRCYLRPQNIRAISFDLDDTLYDNEPHIINAEAELMQFLHQAFPLTQAWQPQQWRRLKLQLLQQNPALAHDTSAARIATLHHGLSLLGYSESEAKRGAEEGLACFYFHRSHFHVSDEVLALLSRLSAHFRLIGITNGNVDAERVGLGEVFEFVLHPGSGVRMKPAKDMFSEACERLNIGLEQLLHVGDSMNADVRGARLAGCQSVWLNPSFGRVASLPIAALLPHMEIATLDSLLEMLLP from the coding sequence ATGCGTTGTTATCTTAGACCGCAGAATATTCGCGCGATTAGTTTTGATCTCGACGACACCTTATACGATAACGAACCTCACATTATCAATGCCGAAGCCGAGTTAATGCAGTTTTTGCATCAGGCTTTTCCGTTGACACAAGCTTGGCAGCCGCAGCAGTGGCGACGACTCAAATTACAGCTGCTACAGCAAAATCCGGCCCTAGCCCATGATACTTCAGCGGCAAGAATCGCCACACTCCACCATGGTTTATCACTCCTAGGTTACAGCGAGTCGGAGGCGAAACGCGGCGCAGAGGAAGGTTTGGCCTGTTTCTATTTTCATCGCAGCCATTTTCACGTTTCAGACGAGGTCTTGGCACTACTCTCGCGCTTGTCGGCCCATTTTAGGCTGATTGGGATCACCAATGGTAATGTGGATGCCGAGCGGGTTGGCTTAGGTGAAGTATTTGAATTTGTGCTGCATCCGGGAAGCGGTGTGCGGATGAAGCCAGCAAAAGATATGTTTTCAGAGGCTTGTGAACGCCTAAATATCGGCTTAGAACAGTTGTTGCATGTTGGCGACAGTATGAATGCTGATGTTCGTGGCGCGCGCTTGGCGGGATGTCAATCGGTTTGGTTAAATCCCAGTTTTGGCCGCGTGGCATCGTTGCCTATTGCAGCACTCTTGCCCCATATGGAAATAGCCACACTTGATTCATTGCTAGAGATGTTATTGCCTTGA
- the xerC gene encoding tyrosine recombinase XerC — MPARCHSYLQQFEAYMQSERQLSAHTVRNYLYELQRGRELLPEGIDLLNVGREHWQQVLAKLHRKGLSPRSLSLWLSAVKQWGEFLLRAGAIELNPAKGLSAPKQAKPLPKNIDVDSLTHLLEIDGNDPLTLRDKAIMELFYSSGLRLAELAALDLSSVQYDQREVRVLGKGNKERIVPVGRYAIDAISAWLECRRQIPCEDNALFVTEKGKRLSHRSIQARMSKWGQEQALSMRVHPHKLRHSFATHMLESSADLRAVQELLGHENLSTTQIYTSLDFQHLAKVYDNAHPRAKKQQDK, encoded by the coding sequence ATGCCTGCGCGTTGTCACTCCTATTTACAACAATTTGAAGCCTATATGCAGTCGGAGCGACAGTTATCGGCGCATACTGTGCGCAACTACCTGTACGAGTTGCAGCGTGGTCGCGAATTATTGCCCGAAGGGATTGATTTACTCAATGTCGGGCGTGAGCACTGGCAACAAGTGCTCGCCAAGTTGCACCGTAAGGGGTTGAGCCCACGATCGCTGTCATTATGGTTATCGGCGGTAAAACAATGGGGAGAGTTTTTATTGCGCGCAGGTGCGATAGAACTCAATCCCGCCAAGGGGCTCAGTGCGCCCAAGCAAGCTAAGCCTTTGCCTAAAAATATCGATGTCGATTCTCTCACGCATTTGCTGGAAATTGACGGCAATGATCCGCTAACGCTGCGCGACAAAGCGATTATGGAGCTGTTTTATTCCAGCGGGTTACGTTTAGCAGAGCTCGCTGCGCTCGATTTATCCAGTGTGCAATACGATCAGCGTGAGGTGCGGGTGTTAGGCAAGGGTAACAAAGAGCGTATTGTCCCCGTGGGGCGTTACGCGATTGATGCCATTAGCGCTTGGCTTGAGTGTCGCAGGCAAATCCCCTGTGAAGATAACGCATTATTTGTCACCGAAAAGGGCAAGCGTTTGTCCCATCGCAGTATTCAAGCGCGCATGAGTAAATGGGGCCAAGAGCAGGCGTTATCGATGCGGGTTCATCCCCATAAGTTACGTCATTCTTTCGCCACGCATATGCTGGAATCCAGTGCTGATTTACGTGCAGTACAAGAATTATTAGGCCATGAAAACCTGTCTACCACGCAAATTTATACCAGTTTAGATTTCCAACACTTGGCGAAGGTGTATGATAACGCCCATCCTAGGGCGAAAAAACAACAGGATAAATAA
- a CDS encoding DUF484 family protein, producing MTEPMMPRTDLPFDELIIREYLLDNPDFFNRYPELLLAMRLPHLERGAISLVERRQELLRQRVNQLEEEITSLLTMAARNEKIFLFNTELSFKLLNCVNLESLKEVLADNLKAQFNFTHVRLISVLEADVEMKAIWAERLRKEYYFGRLTQQEAKRLFGSEVGSVALVKLADDIPVIFAVASHDATHFHPDMDNMLLEQIRRLLAHMLAKL from the coding sequence ATGACAGAGCCAATGATGCCACGAACGGATTTGCCCTTTGACGAGTTGATTATTCGCGAATATCTGCTGGATAACCCCGACTTTTTTAATCGGTATCCCGAGCTGTTATTGGCGATGCGTCTGCCCCATTTGGAGCGCGGTGCGATTTCCTTGGTTGAGCGACGCCAAGAATTACTGCGCCAACGGGTTAATCAGCTCGAAGAAGAAATTACCAGCCTGCTCACCATGGCGGCGCGCAATGAGAAGATTTTCTTATTTAATACTGAGCTGTCTTTTAAACTGCTTAATTGCGTTAATTTAGAATCGCTTAAGGAAGTATTGGCTGATAATCTCAAGGCGCAGTTTAACTTTACCCATGTGCGCCTTATCAGTGTGTTAGAGGCCGATGTGGAGATGAAGGCGATTTGGGCGGAGCGTTTACGCAAGGAATACTATTTTGGTCGACTGACGCAGCAGGAGGCGAAACGCTTATTTGGCAGTGAGGTTGGCTCGGTGGCGTTAGTTAAATTAGCCGATGATATTCCAGTGATTTTTGCTGTTGCCAGCCACGATGCTACCCATTTTCATCCCGATATGGACAATATGCTGCTCGAGCAGATACGTCGATTGCTCGCTCATATGCTCGCTAAACTTTAA
- the dapF gene encoding diaminopimelate epimerase, which translates to MIQFTKMHGLGNDFMVVDGITQNVFFSPEQIRRLADRNFGVGFDQLLLVEPPYDPDLDFHYRIFNADGGEVENCGNGARCFARFVRNKGLTNKNKIRVSTSAGKMTLRLERDGTVTVNMGVPVLEPSQIPFKAKKAEKTYLLQTPQQTFLCGAASMGNPHCVLDVEDVANANVAEIGALLTKHERFPRGVNVGFMQVVNAGHIKLRVYERGAAETLACGTGACAAVVVGQIQGKLDQQVQVDLPGGSLTINWEGEGKPLWMTGPAQHVYDGQIQL; encoded by the coding sequence TTGATCCAATTCACTAAGATGCACGGACTTGGCAACGATTTTATGGTGGTCGATGGTATCACGCAGAACGTGTTCTTTTCGCCTGAGCAGATCCGCCGTTTAGCTGACCGTAACTTCGGCGTGGGTTTCGACCAACTCTTGCTGGTTGAGCCGCCCTATGATCCTGACCTCGACTTTCACTATCGGATCTTTAATGCCGACGGTGGCGAAGTTGAAAACTGTGGTAATGGCGCCCGTTGCTTTGCGCGCTTTGTCCGTAATAAAGGTCTAACGAATAAGAATAAAATTCGTGTTAGCACCTCCGCAGGTAAGATGACACTGCGCCTTGAGCGCGATGGCACTGTAACGGTCAATATGGGCGTGCCCGTGCTCGAACCTAGCCAAATCCCCTTTAAAGCCAAAAAAGCCGAAAAAACCTACCTACTGCAAACGCCGCAACAAACCTTTTTGTGTGGTGCGGCCTCCATGGGTAATCCCCATTGCGTGCTCGATGTGGAAGATGTTGCCAATGCTAATGTCGCCGAAATCGGTGCACTTCTCACCAAACATGAGCGATTTCCGCGTGGGGTGAACGTCGGTTTTATGCAGGTGGTCAATGCTGGGCATATCAAACTGAGAGTCTATGAGCGCGGGGCGGCCGAAACCTTAGCCTGCGGTACAGGTGCTTGCGCCGCCGTTGTCGTGGGGCAAATTCAAGGCAAACTTGACCAACAAGTACAAGTGGATTTACCGGGCGGCAGCTTAACCATCAATTGGGAAGGTGAGGGCAAACCACTGTGGATGACGGGCCCTGCACAGCATGTTTATGATGGACAAATTCAGTTATGA
- the lysA gene encoding diaminopimelate decarboxylase gives MDHFLYQDNTLYAEGCRVNDLAQTYGTPLYIYSRATLERHWHAFNNAVAGHPHLVCYAVKANSNLAVLNVLARLGSGFDIVSGGELARVIEAGGDPAKVVFSGVGKTVAEMEQALNLGIYCFNVESSAELEQLNLVAGRLGKVAPVSLRVNPDVDAGTHPYISTGLKENKFGIAMDEAEAVFARAHALPHLQVKGVDCHIGSQLTEIQPFLDAMDRMLSLIDRLAEQGIVIEHFDVGGGLGVTYDDETPPHPDVYAAALLKRLGHRKLKLIFEPGRAIAANAGIFVTEVLYLKENSDKRFAIVDGAMNDLIRPALYSAWQKIIPVTPRDDQAHVFDIVGPVCETGDFLGKDREFAIAPGDLLVVRSSGAYGFAMASNYNTRPRAAEVMVDGDKAYLVREREKLPQLWQGEQLLP, from the coding sequence TTGGATCACTTTCTCTACCAAGATAATACCCTGTACGCCGAAGGCTGTCGGGTCAATGATTTAGCCCAAACCTATGGTACGCCACTGTACATCTATTCCCGTGCGACCCTCGAGCGCCATTGGCATGCCTTTAATAATGCGGTGGCAGGCCATCCCCATTTAGTGTGTTACGCGGTAAAAGCCAATTCGAACTTAGCGGTGCTTAACGTATTGGCTCGCTTAGGCAGTGGCTTTGATATTGTCTCCGGTGGCGAGTTAGCGCGGGTGATAGAGGCCGGTGGCGATCCGGCCAAAGTGGTGTTTTCGGGCGTGGGTAAAACCGTTGCCGAAATGGAGCAGGCATTAAATCTTGGTATCTACTGCTTTAATGTGGAGTCGAGTGCCGAGCTTGAACAGTTAAACTTGGTCGCTGGTCGTTTAGGTAAAGTGGCGCCCGTGTCGCTGCGCGTTAATCCCGATGTGGATGCGGGCACTCATCCTTATATTTCTACTGGCCTTAAAGAAAACAAATTCGGCATTGCCATGGACGAAGCAGAAGCGGTATTTGCTCGCGCCCATGCCCTGCCACATTTGCAGGTGAAAGGCGTTGATTGTCATATCGGCTCACAGCTCACTGAAATCCAGCCGTTTCTCGATGCAATGGATAGAATGCTGTCGCTCATCGACCGCCTAGCCGAGCAGGGGATTGTGATTGAGCACTTTGATGTCGGTGGTGGTTTGGGGGTGACCTATGATGATGAAACCCCGCCGCACCCTGATGTGTACGCCGCTGCACTGCTCAAGCGTTTAGGTCATCGCAAGCTCAAACTGATTTTTGAACCGGGCCGTGCGATTGCCGCCAATGCGGGGATTTTTGTGACTGAGGTGCTGTACCTGAAAGAAAACAGCGACAAACGCTTTGCGATTGTCGATGGCGCCATGAACGATTTAATTCGCCCCGCACTCTATAGCGCATGGCAAAAGATTATTCCGGTTACTCCAAGGGATGATCAGGCCCATGTATTTGATATCGTTGGCCCTGTTTGCGAAACCGGTGACTTTTTAGGTAAGGACCGCGAGTTTGCCATCGCCCCAGGCGATTTACTGGTCGTGCGCTCCAGTGGTGCTTACGGTTTTGCAATGGCGTCGAACTACAATACTCGTCCGCGTGCGGCCGAGGTCATGGTGGATGGCGATAAGGCTTATCTGGTGCGAGAGCGAGAAAAATTACCGCAGCTCTGGCAAGGTGAGCAACTCCTGCCGTAA
- the lptM gene encoding LPS translocon maturation chaperone LptM, giving the protein MRLFLLLLIGSLSITACGQKGPLYKSSPAEVNQSKKDTPAKRDGMPAQTAEPQAETDKTQ; this is encoded by the coding sequence ATGAGACTGTTTTTATTGTTATTGATTGGTAGCCTATCTATTACAGCCTGTGGTCAAAAGGGCCCTCTGTATAAATCCTCGCCCGCCGAGGTGAATCAGTCTAAAAAAGACACGCCAGCTAAGCGTGACGGTATGCCAGCACAAACTGCTGAGCCTCAAGCCGAGACTGATAAAACACAATAA
- the cyaY gene encoding iron donor protein CyaY — protein sequence MAMTDTEFHQLADDMFQAIETAIETAIDEQDADVDIDASGNVLQLEFVDGSKIVINKQEPLHEIWVATRFGGYHFGYVEGKWLDGRNGGEFMPFVQDSILRQSGIELSL from the coding sequence ATGGCCATGACAGATACAGAATTTCACCAGCTCGCCGATGACATGTTCCAAGCGATAGAAACCGCTATCGAAACCGCGATTGATGAACAAGATGCCGATGTGGATATCGATGCCAGCGGTAACGTGCTACAGCTGGAATTTGTCGATGGTTCGAAAATCGTCATCAACAAACAAGAACCTTTGCATGAGATTTGGGTAGCAACGCGTTTCGGTGGCTATCACTTTGGTTATGTAGAGGGCAAATGGCTTGATGGTCGTAATGGCGGTGAGTTTATGCCCTTTGTGCAGGACTCGATTCTACGTCAAAGCGGTATCGAACTCAGCCTCTAA
- a CDS encoding class I adenylate cyclase translates to MDQQGHFPDIAERLNQVRIARALALLSPLQKHLFRLIPFLIQQNSVQYPGFVDPNTPCGIYGYKAGSLEAQACDVFKLPFIATEVDFYAFEGVYAMGSTASFGQNAKSDVDVWLVHHADLCDDDLALIKLKTERLTAWFAEYQFEVNFYLVHPLQFCGDMSQRTVCQSSMAHEHSGSTQHWLLLEEFYRSQIRLAGKIIAWWPDAKLNPELLSLGNVHELPASEYFGASLWQLYKGLNKPHKALIKVLLLEAYASEYPHSQLLCDRLWQKTLAGDFSTANDAYYAIYEVIEAYLLKQNDSRRLEIVRRCFYLKCGVFLSLSNQGKDWRYAKMQKLVQEWQWPNSLITTLDDCEHWHSGQLNWFNEQLNELLLASYQTLLRFASTHELNEGLKIEELGMLTRKLHTYFSQDEDQIAKLNLLWSRSVAEAEVTMVSSTKENQYYLYRQGPKPLNLLGDSAICKGKSPSALMIWACLNGVSTPETKWYEFGQSKVKSQRLTDASKRLLNFIDHDWRVSKLDLCQPWHFRKLIFILNLDCDPTIGWRGQEMMVDVMNANVFSLGRKQENMLGALDAICLNSWGEWQCHRFEGETAVLQALAFVTPGLRRATHPVDMDVISCSQRLRPQLKLAVKNLLKQTVRLCQQVQQSSTLVQPLQISHTRYGIFFNPLGMAYQDLSDAKSFYQQLARSHLVQLPRPELGDDPFSSMPNIIQNFAAKGAIQYFLRQRTDSLDVFILDEENQLSHYVQSGSDMSELVNKVSHHYVFDEFYASKARFNIPQFFHLVRVAGELTVRPFGVDMNNANVEF, encoded by the coding sequence ATGGATCAGCAAGGTCACTTTCCTGATATTGCAGAAAGACTTAATCAGGTTCGTATTGCACGAGCCTTAGCCTTGTTGTCGCCGTTGCAAAAGCATCTCTTCCGGTTGATCCCCTTTTTAATTCAACAGAATAGTGTTCAGTATCCCGGATTCGTTGACCCCAATACGCCTTGCGGTATTTATGGTTACAAGGCGGGATCATTAGAAGCCCAAGCCTGTGATGTGTTTAAGCTACCTTTTATCGCAACCGAGGTGGATTTTTATGCCTTTGAAGGGGTATATGCCATGGGCAGCACGGCCAGTTTTGGCCAGAATGCTAAGAGCGATGTGGATGTGTGGTTGGTCCACCATGCGGATTTGTGTGATGACGACTTAGCCTTAATTAAACTGAAAACGGAGCGACTAACCGCTTGGTTTGCAGAGTATCAATTTGAGGTGAATTTTTACTTGGTTCATCCACTGCAATTTTGTGGTGATATGTCGCAGCGAACAGTTTGCCAGTCTTCAATGGCCCATGAGCACAGTGGTAGCACGCAGCATTGGTTATTGCTTGAAGAGTTTTATCGCAGCCAAATTCGCTTGGCGGGTAAAATCATTGCATGGTGGCCCGATGCTAAGCTCAATCCTGAACTGTTATCCCTTGGCAATGTGCACGAGCTTCCTGCTAGTGAGTATTTTGGTGCTTCGCTTTGGCAGCTTTATAAGGGCTTAAACAAGCCGCATAAAGCGTTGATTAAAGTACTTTTACTCGAGGCTTATGCCAGCGAGTATCCCCACTCACAACTACTGTGCGATCGACTCTGGCAAAAAACGTTGGCAGGGGATTTTTCTACCGCTAACGATGCTTATTACGCGATTTATGAGGTGATTGAAGCCTATTTATTAAAGCAGAATGATAGTCGCCGGTTAGAGATTGTGCGCCGCTGTTTTTATCTTAAATGTGGTGTGTTTTTAAGTTTGTCAAACCAAGGCAAAGACTGGCGCTACGCCAAAATGCAGAAGTTAGTACAAGAGTGGCAGTGGCCCAACAGTTTAATTACTACCTTAGACGATTGCGAACATTGGCACAGTGGCCAGCTCAATTGGTTTAATGAGCAGCTCAACGAATTGCTCTTGGCCAGTTATCAAACCTTGCTGCGCTTCGCTTCAACCCATGAATTAAATGAAGGGCTCAAGATCGAAGAGTTGGGGATGTTAACCCGTAAACTGCACACTTACTTTAGCCAAGATGAAGACCAAATCGCCAAGTTGAATTTGCTTTGGAGCCGCTCGGTTGCTGAAGCTGAAGTGACTATGGTATCGAGCACCAAGGAAAACCAGTATTACCTCTATCGCCAAGGGCCAAAGCCGCTAAATCTGTTAGGTGATTCAGCTATTTGCAAAGGCAAAAGCCCGTCAGCACTGATGATTTGGGCTTGCTTAAATGGGGTGTCGACGCCTGAAACTAAATGGTATGAATTTGGCCAGAGTAAGGTCAAATCTCAACGGTTGACTGACGCCTCAAAGCGATTACTTAATTTTATCGATCATGATTGGCGGGTCTCAAAGCTTGACCTGTGTCAGCCTTGGCATTTTAGAAAGCTTATTTTTATCTTAAACCTCGACTGTGACCCGACTATTGGCTGGCGTGGACAGGAAATGATGGTCGATGTCATGAATGCCAACGTGTTTTCGTTAGGTCGTAAGCAGGAAAATATGCTCGGCGCCCTCGATGCCATTTGCCTTAATAGTTGGGGGGAGTGGCAATGCCATCGTTTTGAGGGCGAAACCGCAGTATTGCAGGCGCTCGCGTTTGTGACTCCTGGATTAAGGCGAGCGACTCATCCGGTGGATATGGATGTGATTAGCTGCTCTCAAAGACTCAGACCACAACTTAAGTTAGCGGTTAAAAACTTGCTTAAACAAACGGTGCGTCTATGCCAGCAGGTACAGCAATCGAGCACCTTAGTGCAGCCGCTGCAGATTAGCCATACTCGTTACGGGATCTTTTTTAATCCTCTGGGGATGGCCTATCAGGACTTGAGTGATGCCAAATCCTTCTATCAGCAACTTGCTCGTAGTCATTTAGTGCAATTGCCACGGCCAGAGTTGGGGGATGATCCCTTTTCTAGCATGCCGAATATTATTCAAAACTTTGCCGCCAAGGGAGCGATCCAGTACTTTCTGCGGCAACGCACCGATAGCTTAGATGTGTTTATTCTCGATGAGGAAAATCAGTTGAGCCATTATGTGCAGTCTGGTTCGGATATGAGCGAACTGGTCAACAAAGTCAGTCATCATTATGTATTTGATGAATTTTATGCATCCAAAGCACGTTTTAATATTCCGCAGTTTTTCCATTTAGTGCGGGTGGCCGGTGAACTGACGGTAAGGCCTTTCGGTGTGGATATGAATAACGCCAATGTGGAGTTTTAA
- the hemC gene encoding hydroxymethylbilane synthase, protein MSENRIRIATRKSPLAMWQAEFVKAELERIHPGIVVELLPMSTKGDVILDTPLAKVGGKGLFVKELEVAMLEDQADIAVHSMKDVPVDFPEGLGLEVICEREDPRDAFVSNIYKSISELPLGATVGTSSLRRQCQLRASRPDLIIKDLRGNVGTRLAKLDNGEYDAIILAAAGLIRLKLSERIASFISAEESLPANGQGAVGIECRTNDERVKALLAPLEHLETRYRVIAERAMNTRLEGGCQVPIGAFAEIDGDEMTLRGLVGNPDGSEIIEGVITGPKTEATQLGVALAEELLSKGAKSILDAVYAKA, encoded by the coding sequence ATGTCTGAAAACCGCATACGTATCGCTACCCGCAAGAGTCCGCTGGCCATGTGGCAAGCAGAATTTGTTAAAGCAGAATTAGAACGCATTCACCCTGGTATTGTGGTGGAGCTATTGCCAATGAGCACTAAGGGCGATGTTATCTTAGACACGCCATTAGCTAAAGTCGGTGGCAAAGGCTTGTTCGTTAAAGAACTCGAAGTCGCCATGCTGGAAGATCAAGCCGACATCGCGGTGCACTCAATGAAAGACGTGCCTGTAGATTTCCCCGAAGGATTAGGACTGGAAGTCATTTGTGAGCGTGAAGATCCTCGCGATGCTTTTGTCTCCAATATTTATAAGTCGATCAGTGAGTTGCCACTTGGTGCCACGGTTGGTACTTCTAGCCTGCGCCGTCAGTGCCAACTGCGTGCTTCCCGTCCCGATCTTATCATCAAAGATCTGCGTGGCAACGTAGGTACTCGCCTCGCGAAACTCGATAACGGTGAATACGATGCGATTATTCTTGCCGCGGCAGGCTTAATCCGCCTGAAGTTATCTGAGCGTATCGCCAGCTTTATCTCTGCCGAAGAGTCCTTACCCGCAAACGGTCAAGGTGCTGTCGGTATCGAATGTCGCACCAATGATGAGCGCGTTAAAGCATTATTAGCGCCATTAGAACACTTAGAGACACGCTACCGCGTGATCGCCGAGCGCGCGATGAATACTCGCCTTGAAGGTGGTTGCCAAGTCCCTATTGGCGCCTTTGCCGAAATTGATGGTGATGAGATGACACTGCGCGGATTAGTGGGTAACCCAGATGGCAGTGAAATCATCGAAGGCGTGATCACCGGTCCTAAGACCGAAGCCACGCAATTAGGTGTTGCCCTTGCGGAAGAACTACTCAGCAAAGGCGCCAAAAGCATCCTCGATGCTGTTTACGCCAAAGCCTAA
- a CDS encoding uroporphyrinogen-III synthase: protein MKVLLTRPEGRNQSMVDALNERGIEHCVTPLLCVEATPALPPETSHPLANVDMVVCISANAVSFADDTFKANDANVKGWPKVPYFAVGHATWEALQQIDIDALEAPDDCQQTEGLLTLPTLQHIQGKKITIIRGVGGREALAEQLTSRGAQVRYWEVYQRACPPLDGTIITQQWIDLGIDTVVVTSGEVLDNLINLVPKELFAWLRSCHIIVPSNRVEAQAHAFGITQVTNANAANSKAVLNALKL from the coding sequence ATGAAAGTCTTACTGACGCGCCCCGAGGGGCGCAATCAGTCCATGGTCGATGCCTTGAATGAAAGAGGCATCGAACACTGCGTTACGCCACTACTTTGTGTTGAGGCGACACCGGCTCTACCTCCTGAAACCTCACATCCACTCGCTAATGTCGATATGGTTGTCTGTATCAGCGCCAATGCGGTTAGCTTTGCTGACGATACGTTTAAAGCCAATGATGCCAACGTTAAAGGCTGGCCAAAAGTGCCTTATTTCGCTGTAGGGCATGCCACTTGGGAAGCACTACAACAAATCGACATCGATGCCCTTGAGGCGCCCGATGATTGCCAGCAGACTGAAGGGTTACTAACTCTACCTACGCTGCAACACATCCAAGGCAAAAAGATTACCATTATTCGCGGTGTTGGTGGCCGTGAAGCGCTCGCTGAACAACTGACATCTAGAGGCGCACAGGTGCGCTATTGGGAAGTCTATCAACGTGCTTGTCCGCCGCTGGATGGCACTATTATCACCCAACAGTGGATAGACTTAGGGATAGATACTGTCGTGGTGACAAGCGGAGAAGTACTGGATAATCTGATTAATCTAGTGCCAAAAGAGTTATTTGCATGGCTGCGCTCATGTCATATCATAGTCCCCAGTAACCGAGTAGAAGCTCAAGCTCATGCCTTTGGTATAACCCAAGTCACCAATGCCAATGCCGCCAACAGCAAAGCCGTGCTAAACGCCCTTAAACTCTAA